From the Procambarus clarkii isolate CNS0578487 chromosome 70, FALCON_Pclarkii_2.0, whole genome shotgun sequence genome, one window contains:
- the LOC123744848 gene encoding uncharacterized protein isoform X3 has translation MRRGHEEARLPLPARERKNDQFMSDEEEDWFSAVPDDWEDDSKEWNMSLLEPIVQISDESNSRRGTKRKRGGGRGYGKKRGRLAVDVDRASPVEDVPVKQEKPDSPEHMVEIPPDVSMNILPNVGAYTAPIPVYPLAPAVLPLYMAQSQMSSMLPTANYSSGNPDDVLSNSDRNSVATVQNAGDETGYAHTNVEANIKQEIPDSDNPDQVIAMPFQSELQNDGSCLMPREVVTASPLPAIEDFSDTRSRNRNKSQEQASARASGSFKDQSLNMGQKSLRELTNLLVKLNNKNLQCDEKIQILKEEYDRKVAVIEAEKKANEKELDSVLSLIQNWKEGSKGETSKRSRKTTEK, from the coding sequence GAAGAACGATCAGTTCATGAGTGACGAGGAGGAGGACTGGTTCTCCGCAGTACCTGATGACTGGGAAGACGACAGCAAAGAGTGGAACATGAGTTTGCTGGAGCCAATTGTCCAAATATCGGATGAGAGTAATTCAAGGCGAGGAACTAAGAGAAAGCGCGGGGGCGGCAGGGGGTATGGTAAAAAGAGAGGGCGTTTAGCAGTTGATGTTGACAGAGCAAGTCCAGTTGAAGACGTGCCAGTAAAACAAGAAAAGCCAGATAGCCCTGAGCATATGGTAGAAATCCCTCCAGATGTGTCAATGAACATATTACCCAATGTAGGTGCATACACTGCTCCAATCCCCGTGTATCCTTTGGCACCAGCTGTTTTACCACTATATATGGCGCAGTCACAGATGTCATCAATGCTCCCCACTGCAAATTACTCTTCTGGGAATCCTGATGATGTGCTGAGTAACTCTGACCGtaacagtgttgccacagtccaaAATGCAGGGGACGAAACAGGTTATGCACACACTAATGTTGAAGCAAATATTAAGCAAGAAATTCCCGACTCAGATAATCCTGATCAAGTAATTGCAATGCCATTTCAAAGTGAGCTTCAGAATGATGGCTCTTGTTTGATGCCAAGGGAAGTTGTTACCGCTTCACCGCTGCCAGCAATTGAGGATTTCTCGGATACAAGATCAAGAAACCGAAATAAATCTCAAGAACAAGCAAGTGCTAGAGCATCAGGTTCATTCAAGGATCAGTCACTCAATATGGGTCAGAAAAGTCTCAGAGAATTAACAAATTTGTTAGTCAAATTAAACAACAAGAATCTACAGTGCGATGAAAAGATTCAGATACTCaaagaagagtatgacagaaaggtGGCAGTTATTGAAGCCGAGAAGAAAGCCAATGAAAAGGAGCTTGACAGTGTCTTGTCTTTAATTCAAAATTGGAAAGAGGGATCCAAAGGTGAAACTAGTAAAAGATCTCGCAAAACCACTGAGAAATAG
- the LOC123744848 gene encoding uncharacterized protein isoform X4, translating into MSDEEEDWFSAVPDDWEDDSKEWNMSLLEPIVQISDESNSRRGTKRKRGGGRGYGKKRGRLAVDVDRASPVEDVPVKQEKPDSPEHMVEIPPDVSMNILPNVGAYTAPIPVYPLAPAVLPLYMAQSQMSSMLPTANYSSGNPDDVLSNSDRNSVATVQNAGDETGYAHTNVEANIKQEIPDSDNPDQVIAMPFQSELQNDGSCLMPREVVTASPLPAIEDFSDTRSRNRNKSQEQASARASGSFKDQSLNMGQKSLRELTNLLVKLNNKNLQCDEKIQILKEEYDRKVAVIEAEKKANEKELDSVLSLIQNWKEGSKGETSKRSRKTTEK; encoded by the coding sequence ATGAGTGACGAGGAGGAGGACTGGTTCTCCGCAGTACCTGATGACTGGGAAGACGACAGCAAAGAGTGGAACATGAGTTTGCTGGAGCCAATTGTCCAAATATCGGATGAGAGTAATTCAAGGCGAGGAACTAAGAGAAAGCGCGGGGGCGGCAGGGGGTATGGTAAAAAGAGAGGGCGTTTAGCAGTTGATGTTGACAGAGCAAGTCCAGTTGAAGACGTGCCAGTAAAACAAGAAAAGCCAGATAGCCCTGAGCATATGGTAGAAATCCCTCCAGATGTGTCAATGAACATATTACCCAATGTAGGTGCATACACTGCTCCAATCCCCGTGTATCCTTTGGCACCAGCTGTTTTACCACTATATATGGCGCAGTCACAGATGTCATCAATGCTCCCCACTGCAAATTACTCTTCTGGGAATCCTGATGATGTGCTGAGTAACTCTGACCGtaacagtgttgccacagtccaaAATGCAGGGGACGAAACAGGTTATGCACACACTAATGTTGAAGCAAATATTAAGCAAGAAATTCCCGACTCAGATAATCCTGATCAAGTAATTGCAATGCCATTTCAAAGTGAGCTTCAGAATGATGGCTCTTGTTTGATGCCAAGGGAAGTTGTTACCGCTTCACCGCTGCCAGCAATTGAGGATTTCTCGGATACAAGATCAAGAAACCGAAATAAATCTCAAGAACAAGCAAGTGCTAGAGCATCAGGTTCATTCAAGGATCAGTCACTCAATATGGGTCAGAAAAGTCTCAGAGAATTAACAAATTTGTTAGTCAAATTAAACAACAAGAATCTACAGTGCGATGAAAAGATTCAGATACTCaaagaagagtatgacagaaaggtGGCAGTTATTGAAGCCGAGAAGAAAGCCAATGAAAAGGAGCTTGACAGTGTCTTGTCTTTAATTCAAAATTGGAAAGAGGGATCCAAAGGTGAAACTAGTAAAAGATCTCGCAAAACCACTGAGAAATAG